A window from Peromyscus eremicus chromosome 1, PerEre_H2_v1, whole genome shotgun sequence encodes these proteins:
- the Scyl1 gene encoding N-terminal kinase-like protein isoform X2: protein MWFFARDPVRDFPFELSPEPPESGPPGPWALHRGRKKATGSAVSIFVYDVKPGAEEQTQVAKAAFKRLKTLRHPNILAYIDGLETEKCLHIVTEAVTPLGAYLKARAEAGGLKEQELSWGLHQIVKALSFLVNDCNLIHNNVCMAAVFVDRAGEWKLGGLDYMYSAQGNGGGPPSKGIPELEQYDPPELADNSSRAVKEKWSADMWRLGCLIWEVFNGSLPRAAALRNPGKIPKSLVTHYCELVGANPKVRPNPARFLQNCRAPGGFMSNRFVETNLFLEEIQIKEPAEKQKFFQELSKSLDSFPEDFCRHKVLPQLLTAFEFGNAGAVVLTPLFKVGKFLSAEEYQQKIIPVVVKMFSSTDRAMRIRLLQQMEQFIQYLDEPTVNTQIFPHVVHGFLDTNPAIREQTVKSMLLLAPKLNETNLNVELMKHFARLQAKDDQGPIRCNTTVCLGKIGSYLSASTRHRVLTSAFSRATKDPFAPSRVAGVLGFAATHNLYSMDDCAHKILPVLCGLTVDPEKSVRDQAFKTIRSFLSKLESVSEDPTQLAEVEKDVHAASSPGTGGAAASWAGWAVTGVSSLTSKLIRAHPTPLPSETTGPQRPGPEGNPTPAPAPDTPMTSGHWETQEEDKEDTAEDSATGDRWDDEDWGSLEEAESVLAQQDDWSVKGPGSRAGQVSHPEHKPLESDWNSWEAEGSWEQGWQEASRVEPPPEGTRLASEYNWGGAEPSDPFAALSGRPNAQPRPDPDSWGEDNWEGLEAESRQVKAELARKKREERRREMEAKRAEKKATKGPMKLGARKLD from the exons ATGTGGTTCTTTGCCCGGGACCCGGTCCGGGACTTCCCGTTCGAGCTGAGTCCGGAGCCCCCCGAGAGCGGCCCGCCCGGGCCTTGGGCCCTGCACCGCGGCCGTAAAAAG GCCACAGGCAGCGCGGTGTCCATCTTCGTGTATGATGTGAAACCGGGAGCTGAAGAGCAGACCCAGGTGGCCAAAGCTGCCTTCAAACGCCTCAAAACTCTCCGGCACCCCAACATCCTGGCCTATATCGATGGGTTGGAG ACAGAAAAGTGCCTCCACATCGTGACAGAGGCTGTGACCCCACTGGGAGCATACCTCAAGGCACGGGCAGAAGCCGGTGGCCTGAAGGAGCAGGAGCTGTCATGGGGGCTGCACCAGATCGTGAaagccctcagcttcctggtcAACGACTGCAACCTCATCCACAATAATGTCTGCATGGCCGCTGTCTTTGTGGACAGGGCTGGCGAGTGGAAACTTGGGGGTCTGGACTACATGTACTCAGCCCAGGGCAACGGCGGGGGACCACCCAGCAAGGGGATCCCCGAGCTTGAGCAGTATGACCCCCCGGAGTTGGCTGATAACAGTAGCAGAGCAGTCAAAGAGAAGTG GTCAGCAGATATGTGGCGCCTGGGCTGCCTCATCTGGGAAGTTTTCAATGGGTCCCTACCTCGGGCAGCTGCCCTGCGAAATCCCGGGAAG ATCCCCAAATCCCTGGTGACCCATTACTGCGAGCTGGTGGGAGCCAACCCCAAAGTCCGTCCCAACCCGGCTCGCTTCCTGCAGAACTGCCGGGCACCTGGTGGCTTCATGAGCAACCGCTTTGTGGAGACCAACCTCTTCCTAGAAGAGATTCAG ATCAAAGAGCCAGCTGAGAAGCAGAAGTTCTTCCAAGAGCTGAGCAAGAGTCTAGACTCGTTTCCTGAAGATTTCTGTCGGCACAAGGTGTTGCCCCAGCTACTGACCGCCTTCGAGTTTGGCAATGCTGGGGCTGTGGTCCTCACACCCCTCTTCAAG GTGGGAAAATTCCTCAGTGCTGAAGAGTACCAGCAGAAGATCATCCCCGTGGTGGTGAAGATGTTCTCATCCACTGACCGTGCCATGCGCATCCGCCTCCTCCAGCAG ATGGAGCAGTTCATCCAATACCTCGATGAGCCTACAGTCAACACCCAGATCTTCCCCCATGTCGTGCATGGCTTCCTGGACACCAACCCTGCCATCCGGGAGCAGACAGTCAAG TCCATGCTGCTCTTGGCCCCAAAGCTGAACGAGACCAACCTCAATGTGGAGCTGATGAAGCACTTTGCAAGGCTGCAAGCCAAGGACGACCAGGGCCCCATCCGCTGCAACACCACGGTCTGCTTGGGCAAAATCGGCTCCTACCTCAGTGCTAGT ACTAGACACAGGGTCCTCACCTCTGCCTTCAGCCGGGCCACTAAGGACCCGTTTGCACCGTCCCGGGTTGCGGGCGTCCTGGGCTTTGCTGCCACACACAATCTCTACTCGATggatgactgtgcccacaagatCCTGCCTGTGCTCTGCGGCCTTACTGTGGACCCTGAGAAATCTGTGCGGGACCAG GCCTTTAAGACCATCCGAAGTTTCCTGTCCAAATTGGAGTCTGTGTCAGAGGATCCTACCCAACTGGCAGAAGTAG AGAAGGATGTCCACGCAGCATCCAGCCCTGGAACAGGAGGAGCGGCAGCCAGCTGGGCAGGCTGGGCTGTGACTGGGGTGTCCTCACTCACCTCTAAGCTCATCCGTGCTCACCCCACGCCTCTACCGTCTGAGACCACTGGGCCCCAGAGACCAGGGCCAGAGG GAAACCCTACTCCAGCCCCTGCCCCCGACACCCCGATGACCTCAGGCCACTgggagacacaggaagaagacaaggaggaCACAGCAGAAGACAGTGCCACCGGGGACAGATGGGACGATGAGGACTGGGGCAGCTTAGAG GAAGCTGAATCGGTGTTGGCACAGCAGGATGACTGGAGTGTCAAGGGCCCGGGAAGCCGAGCTGGACAG GTCAGCCACCCAGAGCACAAACCTCTGGAGTCAGACTGGAACAGCTGGGAAGCTGAGGGCTCCTGGGAGCAGGGCTGGCAGGAGGCCAGCCGTGTGGAGCCACCCCCAGAAGGCACCCGGCTAGCCAGCGAGTATAACTGGGGCGGTGCAGAGCCCAGTGACCCCTTTGCTGCCCTGTCTGGTCGTCCCAACGCCCAG CCCAGGCCAGACCCAGATTCCTGGGGTGAAGACAACTGGGAAGGCTTGGAGGCCGAGAGCA GACAGGTGAAGGCGGAGCTGGCACGGAAAAAGCGTGAGGAACGGCGGAGGGAAATGGAAGCCAAGCGGGCAGAGAAAAAGGCCACCAAGGGGCCCATGAAGCTGGGAGCCCGGAAACTGGACTGA
- the Scyl1 gene encoding N-terminal kinase-like protein isoform X1: MWFFARDPVRDFPFELSPEPPESGPPGPWALHRGRKKATGSAVSIFVYDVKPGAEEQTQVAKAAFKRLKTLRHPNILAYIDGLETEKCLHIVTEAVTPLGAYLKARAEAGGLKEQELSWGLHQIVKALSFLVNDCNLIHNNVCMAAVFVDRAGEWKLGGLDYMYSAQGNGGGPPSKGIPELEQYDPPELADNSSRAVKEKWSADMWRLGCLIWEVFNGSLPRAAALRNPGKIPKSLVTHYCELVGANPKVRPNPARFLQNCRAPGGFMSNRFVETNLFLEEIQIKEPAEKQKFFQELSKSLDSFPEDFCRHKVLPQLLTAFEFGNAGAVVLTPLFKVGKFLSAEEYQQKIIPVVVKMFSSTDRAMRIRLLQQMEQFIQYLDEPTVNTQIFPHVVHGFLDTNPAIREQTVKSMLLLAPKLNETNLNVELMKHFARLQAKDDQGPIRCNTTVCLGKIGSYLSASTRHRVLTSAFSRATKDPFAPSRVAGVLGFAATHNLYSMDDCAHKILPVLCGLTVDPEKSVRDQAFKTIRSFLSKLESVSEDPTQLAEVEKDVHAASSPGTGGAAASWAGWAVTGVSSLTSKLIRAHPTPLPSETTGPQRPGPEGNPTPAPAPDTPMTSGHWETQEEDKEDTAEDSATGDRWDDEDWGSLEQEAESVLAQQDDWSVKGPGSRAGQVSHPEHKPLESDWNSWEAEGSWEQGWQEASRVEPPPEGTRLASEYNWGGAEPSDPFAALSGRPNAQPRPDPDSWGEDNWEGLEAESRQVKAELARKKREERRREMEAKRAEKKATKGPMKLGARKLD, from the exons ATGTGGTTCTTTGCCCGGGACCCGGTCCGGGACTTCCCGTTCGAGCTGAGTCCGGAGCCCCCCGAGAGCGGCCCGCCCGGGCCTTGGGCCCTGCACCGCGGCCGTAAAAAG GCCACAGGCAGCGCGGTGTCCATCTTCGTGTATGATGTGAAACCGGGAGCTGAAGAGCAGACCCAGGTGGCCAAAGCTGCCTTCAAACGCCTCAAAACTCTCCGGCACCCCAACATCCTGGCCTATATCGATGGGTTGGAG ACAGAAAAGTGCCTCCACATCGTGACAGAGGCTGTGACCCCACTGGGAGCATACCTCAAGGCACGGGCAGAAGCCGGTGGCCTGAAGGAGCAGGAGCTGTCATGGGGGCTGCACCAGATCGTGAaagccctcagcttcctggtcAACGACTGCAACCTCATCCACAATAATGTCTGCATGGCCGCTGTCTTTGTGGACAGGGCTGGCGAGTGGAAACTTGGGGGTCTGGACTACATGTACTCAGCCCAGGGCAACGGCGGGGGACCACCCAGCAAGGGGATCCCCGAGCTTGAGCAGTATGACCCCCCGGAGTTGGCTGATAACAGTAGCAGAGCAGTCAAAGAGAAGTG GTCAGCAGATATGTGGCGCCTGGGCTGCCTCATCTGGGAAGTTTTCAATGGGTCCCTACCTCGGGCAGCTGCCCTGCGAAATCCCGGGAAG ATCCCCAAATCCCTGGTGACCCATTACTGCGAGCTGGTGGGAGCCAACCCCAAAGTCCGTCCCAACCCGGCTCGCTTCCTGCAGAACTGCCGGGCACCTGGTGGCTTCATGAGCAACCGCTTTGTGGAGACCAACCTCTTCCTAGAAGAGATTCAG ATCAAAGAGCCAGCTGAGAAGCAGAAGTTCTTCCAAGAGCTGAGCAAGAGTCTAGACTCGTTTCCTGAAGATTTCTGTCGGCACAAGGTGTTGCCCCAGCTACTGACCGCCTTCGAGTTTGGCAATGCTGGGGCTGTGGTCCTCACACCCCTCTTCAAG GTGGGAAAATTCCTCAGTGCTGAAGAGTACCAGCAGAAGATCATCCCCGTGGTGGTGAAGATGTTCTCATCCACTGACCGTGCCATGCGCATCCGCCTCCTCCAGCAG ATGGAGCAGTTCATCCAATACCTCGATGAGCCTACAGTCAACACCCAGATCTTCCCCCATGTCGTGCATGGCTTCCTGGACACCAACCCTGCCATCCGGGAGCAGACAGTCAAG TCCATGCTGCTCTTGGCCCCAAAGCTGAACGAGACCAACCTCAATGTGGAGCTGATGAAGCACTTTGCAAGGCTGCAAGCCAAGGACGACCAGGGCCCCATCCGCTGCAACACCACGGTCTGCTTGGGCAAAATCGGCTCCTACCTCAGTGCTAGT ACTAGACACAGGGTCCTCACCTCTGCCTTCAGCCGGGCCACTAAGGACCCGTTTGCACCGTCCCGGGTTGCGGGCGTCCTGGGCTTTGCTGCCACACACAATCTCTACTCGATggatgactgtgcccacaagatCCTGCCTGTGCTCTGCGGCCTTACTGTGGACCCTGAGAAATCTGTGCGGGACCAG GCCTTTAAGACCATCCGAAGTTTCCTGTCCAAATTGGAGTCTGTGTCAGAGGATCCTACCCAACTGGCAGAAGTAG AGAAGGATGTCCACGCAGCATCCAGCCCTGGAACAGGAGGAGCGGCAGCCAGCTGGGCAGGCTGGGCTGTGACTGGGGTGTCCTCACTCACCTCTAAGCTCATCCGTGCTCACCCCACGCCTCTACCGTCTGAGACCACTGGGCCCCAGAGACCAGGGCCAGAGG GAAACCCTACTCCAGCCCCTGCCCCCGACACCCCGATGACCTCAGGCCACTgggagacacaggaagaagacaaggaggaCACAGCAGAAGACAGTGCCACCGGGGACAGATGGGACGATGAGGACTGGGGCAGCTTAGAG CAGGAAGCTGAATCGGTGTTGGCACAGCAGGATGACTGGAGTGTCAAGGGCCCGGGAAGCCGAGCTGGACAG GTCAGCCACCCAGAGCACAAACCTCTGGAGTCAGACTGGAACAGCTGGGAAGCTGAGGGCTCCTGGGAGCAGGGCTGGCAGGAGGCCAGCCGTGTGGAGCCACCCCCAGAAGGCACCCGGCTAGCCAGCGAGTATAACTGGGGCGGTGCAGAGCCCAGTGACCCCTTTGCTGCCCTGTCTGGTCGTCCCAACGCCCAG CCCAGGCCAGACCCAGATTCCTGGGGTGAAGACAACTGGGAAGGCTTGGAGGCCGAGAGCA GACAGGTGAAGGCGGAGCTGGCACGGAAAAAGCGTGAGGAACGGCGGAGGGAAATGGAAGCCAAGCGGGCAGAGAAAAAGGCCACCAAGGGGCCCATGAAGCTGGGAGCCCGGAAACTGGACTGA